Below is a genomic region from Flammeovirgaceae bacterium SG7u.111.
TTGTTCACATCATCATTTGGATGAATTTTTTTCTTATCATCAGTAAGAGCTCCTCCTAGTAAAACATGAGCCCTATTGGCTACCACTTCGTTTACGTTCATATTTGACTGCGTGCCTGAGCCCGTTTGCCAAACTACCAAAGGAAACTGGTCATCTAACTCCCCTGCTGAAATCTCATCACAAACTTTGGCAATTACTTCTGCATTCTCTTTGGGCAAAACACCCAATTCATTATTTGTTAGAGCGGCGGCTTTTTTCAAAATAGCAAATGCATCGATAATTTCTTTCGGCATTTGGTTTCCACCAATTTTAAAATTTTGCAAAGAACGTTGGGTTTGGGCTGCCCAATATTTGTCGGCAGGTACTTTTACCTCGCCCATTGTATCTTTTTCAATCCTATACTCCATTGGATAAGTTCGATTAAGTGAAAAAAATTGGTCTATCGAGACAAATTTAGAGGAAGAAACAACCTAATTAAAAAGTTACAGCTTTTTTTTTGAAAATCTTGAGAACAATCATAAAAGAATATTCCAATCTTGATTTTCCTCTTAAAATGCTTGACAATCAATCTTCTCCATTTCATTTTACCCACAGCTTTTAAATTGTAATTTTGCAAAAGTCTAAAAGACCATTTCCAAGAACTATTTTTAAATTCAACTCAGCTCGTTTAATAAAAAACAACAACTATCCATGATCGCGATTATTCAGAAAGTAAGTTCAGCTTCAGTAACTATAGAAGGTGAAATAAAAGGAGAAATAGCCCAAGGGTTAATGGTTTTGTTGGGAGTTGGGCAAGACGATGGTGATGAGGACATAGAGTGGCTCAGTGGAAAAATAGTAAACCTCAGAATTTTTGATGATGAGAATGGCGTGATGAATAAATCTCTTTTGGACGTTAGCGGCGATATTTTGCTCATCAGCCAGTTTACACTCCATGCCAGTACAAAAAAAGGAAATAGACCTGGGTATAACTCCGCTGCCAAACCTGACATTGCCATTCCCTTATATGAAAAAATGATAAAAGCACTGGAGGGCAAAATAGGGAAAGAAATAGAAACAGGAGAGTTTGGTGCCTACATGCAAGTAGCCCTTGTAAATGACGGTCCTGTCACCATCGATATTGATACAAAAAACAAAAAGTAATATGACGATAGAAGAAGCTCAAAAAATAGTGGATGAATGGATTAATACGACTGGAGTTAGATACTTCAATGAGCTTACAAACACTGCCATTTTAATGGAAGAGGTTGGAGAGGTCGCCCGAATTATGTCCAGAAAATATGGGGAGCAGTCGTTTAAAAAGTCCGATGAAGAAGTTGACTTGGGAGATGAAATGGCAGATGTGCTTTTCGTACTTATCTGCTTAGCTAATCAAACAGGAATCGACCTTACCGAAGCCCTTAGGAAAAACCTAGATAAAAAAACAAACAGAGATTCGGAAAGGCACAAAAACAACCCAAAACTTTCTTAAAAAGCATTATTTCTCCACCAATGCTGAAATGCTAAAATTGTCCAAACACTGTTTTGATCAAAATTTGTTGTGTTGAAAATTGTGTGTTTTAAGTTTTTGATATAGGAAGGATCAAAGATTTTTTGCTCCTTCACAAAACTATCGTTCAAACACTCATTTTCTATCCAACTTCTTAGCTCTCTTTTGAAGCCTTTTGCCAAAGGAACTTCAAAGCCTCTTTTTGGTCGATTGTATAATTCTTCAGGCAATAAGTGGCGGGCAGCATCTTGCAATAAAACCTTTTTCATATTCGGCCTTATCTTGTAAGAAGCAGGTAAGCCGAAGGCAAACTCCACCAACCTATGGTCGAGGAATGGAACTCGAACTTCTAAGCTCTGCGCCATGGACATTGAATCAACTTTATGAAGCATATCGTTGGGCAACGTCATCCGCATATCTGCCCTTAAAAATTCATTGAAATCCTTTCCATTTATCCCCTTCAAAATTTCAGCTTTCCTGATTGAGTAGGCTTCCGAATCTACCTCTGCCAGTACTTCTTGGTTAAGCATTCCTCTTACACTTTGCTCTGCATTCCACGAACACAAAAACCAATAGCGCTCACTTGGAGATAGTTTCATCCCTTCAGAAAAACGGTGGAATTGCCTAATTTTATTCCCCATAGCCGTATTTCGGCTTTTAGGCAAAACTCCCAAAATTGGGTTCATTGCTTTGAGCAACTGAGCCGGCAAGGCATTTTCCCGAGCTTTAAACTCTCCAAAATGCTTATGGTATCCTGCAAAAATCTCATCTGCGCCATCTCCCGAAAGGGCTACAGTCACTTTTTGTCTTGTATATTTAGAAAGAATGTACACAGGAATAGCCGAAGAATCGGCAAACGGCTCACCGTAGAAGTCTAGCAGATCGGTGATATGCTGGAAAAAATCATCGTTGGTGAGGTTGAAAACCGTATGATTCGTTTTGTATTTATTAGCTACTTTTTCGGCATAGGCAGTTTCGTCAAACAAAGGCTCATTGCTGAAACCTACTGAAAAGGTATTGAGCAATGAAGTATGCTGGGAAGCCAAGGCAACAATTACCGAAGAATCAATTCCCCCACTCAAAAAAGCTCCAAGCGGCACATCTGAGATCATTCTTTTCTGCACTGCATCATCCAAAAGATCTATCAATTTGGACTTGGCATTATCATAACTCAATGCTGAAGAATAATCCGTAGTTTCTGGAATCTCGTACCAGTTTTTTATCTCTATTTCCCGGCCCTTTACTTTCATAAAATGCCCAGGCATCAGTTTGAAAGTATTTTTGTAGATAGTGTTGGGAGCGGGAATATAATTGAGTTGGAGGTATTGATAAAGAGATGTATGATCTAATTGAAGATCGAGATTATATGCTTTCAGTGCATTTAGTTCAGAAGCAAAAAGCAACTTGTCTTCATCGAGGTAATAAACTAAAGGTTTGATCCCGAACCTATCTCTCGCAATGAAAATACTATTTTCTTCTTGGTCAAAAATGGCAAAAGTAAAAAAGCCATTCAATTGATTCAAGCACTTTTCCCCATCTCGGATATACAATTGGAGCAATACTTCCGTATCCGTTTGGCTTTTAAAGGAAATCCCAGCTTGCTGTAACTTTCCTCGAAGTTCCTGAAAATTATAAATCTCTCCGTTGAAAGCAATGGTATACCTGCCAGTAGGATCGCTCATAGGCTGGTTTCCATCGGAAGACAAATCTAAAATAGATAACCTCCTATGTCCCAAACTCACTTTTCCTTCAGAAAAAAGCATAGCAGCATCAGGACCACGATGAGCCAATTTCTCATTTGAATTATGAGTATTGATAGTAAATATTCTGCCTAATTCATTAAAAGCGTATACACCTGTAAAGCCGCACATAGAGAGCCGTTTGGAATGATTATTATTTTGTAATGAGCGCTACGGCAAATGCTGCTACGCCTTCTTTTTCTCCAACAAATCCAAGTTTTTCAGTAGTAGTTGCCTTTATCGATATATCTTCTTCTTCAATTTCCATCACCTCGGCAAGGCATTTTTTCATAGCAGGAATATGCGGATTTACCTTAGGAGCTTGAAGGCAAATAGTAGCATCTACATTCCCAATTTCATAGCCCTTATCTCTTATAAGCTTCATCACATCCTTCAGAAGAATTTTGCTATCGATGCCTTTATATTTAGAATCTTGGTCGGAAAAATGAAAGCCGATATCTCGCATATTAGCAGCCCCAAGAAGGGCATCGCAAATAGTATGGATTAGCACATCTGCATCTGAATGACCAATAGCTCCATGGGTATGAGGGACAAGGATGCCTCCCAACCAAAAATCCGCTCCTTCGACCAATCTGTGGACATCGTACCCTTGCCCAATTCGTATTTTCATGGTTTTTATGATCTACTTCCAAAAATTAAACTCCCAACTCTGACCAAAGTGCTACCTTCCTCAATGGCAATTTTGTAGTCGCCACTCATACCCATCGAAACCTCCTTTAAATCTACATTTGAAGGAAGTTCCAGAGTAGCTACTCTATCAAAAAGTTGTTTTAATGACTTAAACTCACTCCTAACCTGTTCTTTGTCTTGTGTAAAAGTTGCCATTCCCATCAGACCTTTCACACAAATATTTTCCAAAGAAGCTAGTTTTTCATTTTGTAAAATCTCTAATAGTCCTTTTTCATCCAAGCCAAATTTACTCTCTTCCTGCGCTATATGTATTTGCAGTAAGCAATTGACTACCCGGTCGTGCTGGGCTGCTCTTTTATTTATTTCTTCAAGAAGTTTAAAACTCTCTACGGAATGAATCATGTTCACGAAACTAGCAATTTGCTTTACCTTATTGGTTTGCAAATGACCAATCATGTGCCATTCGATATCCTGGGGCAATTCCTCATTTTTGGCCACCAACTCTTGCACCCGGTTTTCACCAAAAATCCTCACCCCTGCATCATAAGCTTCCTGCAGCATGGAAACAGGCTTAGTTTTGCTTACCGCCACCAATCTACAACCTGCTCCAGAAAGTTCTTGATTTATTTTTTCTAAATTCTTAACTAACTCCACGTTCTTTCAAATTTTAGGAAATCACATCAAACCCACAATATGGTTGTAAAACCTTAGGTATTTTAATGCCTTCTGCTGTCTGATTGTTTTCTAAAATAGCTGCAAGAATACGAGGCAAGGCCAAAGCACTACCATTCAAGGTATGCGCTAAGCGCGGCTTATTGTCTTCATCTCGGTATCTCAACTTCAAACGGTTAGCTTGGAAAGTCTCAAAGTTACTTACAGAACTCACTTCTAACCACCTTTTTTGCGCAGCAGAATATACTTCCATATCGAAACACAATGCTGCATTGAAACTAATATCACCTCCACATAGGTTCAATATTCGGTAAGGAAGCTCTAATTTGTTCAACAAACCTTCTATGTGGTTTCTCATCACAATCAGGGTATCGTAAGAAGCCTCTGGAGTGGTAACTTGAATGATTTCTACCTTGTCAAATTGGTGTAATCTGTTCAAGCCTCTTACATCAGCCCCCCAAGAACCTGCTTCTCTCCTAAAACACGGGGTAAACCCTGCCAATTTGATAGGTAAATCTTCTTTCCTTACAATTTCATCTCTATAGATATTGGTTAGAGGTACTTCGGCTGTAGGGATCAAATAATAATCGTGATTTTCTATTTTATACATCTGACCTTCTTTATCAGGCAACTGCCCCGTACCCAACGCCGATGCTTCGTTCACCACTATTGGCGGTTGTACTTCGGTATAGCCGGCATCCATTGCTTCGTCTAAGAAAAAGTTTTTCAAAGCCCTTTGCAACCGAGCCCCTTTTCCTTTATAAAAGGGAAATCCTGCACCTGTTACCTTATTACCTAAATCAAAGTCTATAATGTCATATTTGGAAATCAATTCCCAATGTGGAAGAGCCATGTCGTCCAATTCGACTTTCTCACCTCCTTCCAAAACTATTTCATTGTCTTCTGCAGTTCTGCCTTCTGGCACGCTTTCATGGGGGATATTAGGAATCTGATAGAGTAATTTTGTCAGCTTCTCTTCCGTAATGGTTACCTTTTCGCTTATCTCTTTCGATTCATTTCGCATTCTAGCAGCCTCTGCCTTAGCTTTTTCAGCTTCTTCTTTATTCCCCGCCTTCATCATCGCACCTATCTGCTTTGATATCTTATTGGACTCAGCAAGGACTTGATCTCTCTGCACTTGCAAAGATCTTCTTTCCTCATCTGTAGCCAAAACTTCTTCTACCGTCTCACTAGCCTTGGGGAAAAACTTTTTTTCTAAGCCTTTGATTACTTTTTCTTTATTCTCTTTTATGAAAGAAACTTGTAACATAATATGGTGATTTTTAGATGTTGCACAAATATACTCAAACAAAAGAGCTTTAGCTTTCAACTCTTTCCAAAAACTTTTCTTTACCCAAAATGACTAAAGCAAGCTATTAAACAAAAAATATCATACCATGTATAACTTCAAATAGGTCACCGTATTCAAAAATTTGGAAATCAAAAATTTACAGCCTAATGCTATACTCCCAAAGTGGAGCAACTCTAGAAAAAATTCCAGATTTTGAAAACTTTGCAAAGTTTTTTTCTGCTAAATCGATGAAAAAACCACATACCCCAGAAAAAAACTGACAAACACCCCCAAATTCGATAAAATATTTCTTTTGCCAGACGAAACTCTCATATCATAGGGTTAGAATAGAGAGCAGTAGTTTCAGAAAAATGAGAACAAAGGGGGCATAGGTCGTTCTACAAGACCAAAACAATATGTATATCAACTTTCTATTAAGACCATATAGACTTGCTGCTTACTTCTTGCATTTTGATGGAATAAAATTTGCAACTGGAAGATACACATACTACAAGCAAAATTTTACCCCCCCTATCACGTTAAGAAATAGACTGGAGCTATCCTGATAGGAGAACTACGTAATAAACTTAAAATTAACAATCGACTGATCGTATGAATATAGCTTTCAGATTTATATTAATCGTCTCGTTGTGGTCTTGCATCGGAAGTCTTTCCGCACAGGATGATGCTATGCAAATTTTTGCAAGGGCTGAAAACCTCAGAAAAAGCAACAATTTCATCGCTGCTATAGATGAATATGAGCGTGCTATTGCTTTACAGCCAGAAAACCCTCGTTTTCCATTCTCTAAAGGCATGTGCTACTTCACCTTAAAGGATTATGACAATGCTGTTATGGCTTTTGAAGAAACATCAAAGCTTAAAAGTGATTTTGTTCCCGCTTATACCATGATGGCAAAGTCTTACCAAGCATTGGAAAGGTTTGTCAAAGTAGAAGAAAGTCTCGATTTAGCATTCAAATTTGAAATGAATGACAAAAAAAGGATGGCTTATAAAGAAAGCATTATCAAAATGCTTTTTGATCAAAAGAACTTTGAAAAAGCGTTGAGGCATATCAATGATGCTAAAGCTTTAAACCCAAATTCTTTGAACATTCTATATTATGAAGCATCTATCCATAACAGCAAAGGTAACTACGAAGCTGCCAAGCAAGCTATGGTTACCGCTACGAATGCAATACCTGTAAAAGACCCTAAAAAAGTCGCTCGTTTCTACTACGAGTTAGGATATGCTTATAATAAACTAGGTGAGTACGAAAAGTCTTCAGAGGCATTTAAATACGCTAACTTTGGTCCGTACAAATCTCTTATAGCCAAGCTTAGCCCCAAATTTTATACTACAGCTGCTATTTGCTATATGAGAATCAACCACTTTGAAAAAAGTAAGGAAATGCTCCACACAGCACTTAAAATGCAACCAAACTTCTCTCAAGCATACGTTTTCTTATCAAATATTTCAAAGAAAGAGGCAAACCAAAATGTTGCACTTGATGAATTAAAAAAAGCAGCTTCTGTAGAGTCAGACCCTAAAAACCTCGCTAATATCTATAAAAATATGGCTCAAATACAGCTTGACAACGGGTTGTATCAAGAAGCTATTAGTTCAGCTGAAACTTACCTCAAGTCCGAGCCTAAAAACTACCAAGTTTTGTTCATTAAGGGAATTGCTCAATATCACCTAAAAGATTTCAAGCAAGCTCTTGTAACTTTAGACAATGTAGCAAATACACCAGGTCTTGATGTAGAATCTTCTTCAAAATTCTACTTTGCCTTAGGTCTTGCTTATTGGGATGTAAAAGATTTTAAAATGGCTAAAAATTGCTTAAAAAGAGCTCAATACGGACCATATAAGTCAGTTTCAACCATGCTCTATGAAGAGGTTGAAACTGAAGAAAAGAACAATACTAATAAGAAAAGCTAGTAAAGGCAGTCGATAGTTAAGATGAGCAAAAGCCCTGTGAGGACATACTCACAGGGCTTTTTGGCTATTAATGATCCCCTACAATGAAATTAAAAACTTCCAAGTACCACTCATACCTGTAGATTTATCTACTAATACTATTCTATTCAGTTTATCCCCCCATACTTTTTGGATTGCACCATCTTGTTCATCCTCTCCCAATTTTTTTTCTTCAACACTTACTTTAAACCTTGAAAAATCGTAAATAATAAACAAGTTATAAGGTTTGTCATTTTTATCTCTGCCCCTCAACCTAATTTCTCCTGGCTCACTCAAAATCACATCACAAGGAGTTAGAAATACCTGAGAAGTTTGTCCGTTTGATTTTGTAAGCTTATACTTTTCAACCAAGGTTATATTTCGTTTTTGCCTATTCAGCTGTAAAGTCCTCTTCCACGAAACTACTCCAGCTTCTTTTGGGTAAGCCTTAGCCATATCCAAAGAAAACCGTGCATAGCTATTTGATGCTTTATATTTCACATCTATTGCGGCAAACTCTCGCCCATCCTTTTGCATCATCCCATTTATCACAGGAACATTATGATATGCCGACTGATTATTCCAAATAGAATAACGCTCATCGCTGAATGTTTTAGCTGTATAAGTCCCTTTTCCAGCATCGACCAAAATAGGGTTTCCATTCACATACACAAGAAAATGCCCTATATCATTATGATTGTGGCTTTCTGCATTATGCCCTCCTTTTGCCGCCAAATAAAGCCCCTTGTCAGAGTCAGGCACTGAGCGAGCTGCCATTACTTGTGTATCTGGATACCAAGTATCTCTCAAAAAAGGAGTCCATCCATTTTCCTTAGCCATCTGCAGATCAGCATTATTAAAAATACCCGCCAACACTCTATCTAAACTCCAATCGACAACGAAGGAGTTATTACTACTTGCCAAATACCCTCCAAAGGCAATCATTTGAGCATCACCAATCCGTTCGCCATACCTATGAACTAGATCATGAGAAGGAGTAAATCGAGCTGGGGCATCAGCAAAATTCACAAAGTAATTTCCCGAGACATGTACCTTATAAATATAAGCGCCCATATCCTTGACTAACTGATTGCTATACAAATCAATCTTTCCATCCGTTGCACTGTGAAGCAGTTCCAAACAATCGAATACGGAAGCCGCAGCCCTTCCCCAGTAACTTGGTCCTTCATCACAAGCCCCATCTTCAGGGTAAATATTTAAAAATTTATCTAGCACAGCAGTTGCCTTCGCAACTGACTGAATTCTCATTTTCTCATCTTTTTCAAGCAATAAGGTAGCTGAAAGCCAGCTAGAACATATCCACGGGTTCCAATTATTTACCGCTTTCTCTCCGTTCCCCATCCACCAAAAGTCATCTCTTTCCAACAGAGGAGTGAATACTCTCCGATTGGTTTCTACATATATTCTTTGGCGGATAAGCTTAGATACTTCATCTAGTTTATCACCTATCAAGTAATCTGTCCATGCAAGAGTACTTGCCGTTTGTGCTGCAAACAGGTCAACCGTTGGCTCTTCTATATTTGGCAAACCAAAACTATCTTTCTGAAGAAATAAATGCGCCGGTACTCCCCAATACGTTTCTTCACAAATAGCCCACACGCCATTCATCACCTCATCTACAAACCTTCCTTTCCCTTCTATCACCTCGGCTATGACCAAGTCCCGTAATTTCTCCCTCCGTTCAAAATGTTCCGCTTCGTATTTTGAGCGATTTGATTCTCTTACAAATTGAAGTGTTAGCGTAGCAGAAAGCACTGGCCAAGTATAGCCAAGAGCCTCTTCTCCCTTTTTTATATAAAAAGTCTTCAAGCTATCGGGAAGCGATTCCCAACTATCCCGATCCCCATACTTGGGAAATGGAGTCCATTTTTCTTTGGGGATAAGTTGTGTTTCTAAACAAGCTGCCCCACACGAAGTCTGCAAAAAATTACGTGGTGCGTCTTGTGCAGACAAAGAATTGCCTGTCCAAAATAAGAGTAAAATGGAAAAAGTAAATTGCAAAGCTGGCGTTGTGATATTTTTCATTTTCTTTAGAGCTAAGAATCTTAAAGGAATTCATGAAGTACAAAAAAGGAAGGCTTTTGAGCTATCTCTACTTAAATTCCTCAACCCTATAAAATTCAACTTCTTTTTCTAAAGATGCAAGCAATTGAGCAGACCTTTCTGGTCTGGCATCGGAAATGAAAATTTGCCCAAAACGATGGGCTTCTATCATGGAGAGGATTTTGGAGATTCTCAGGTCGTCTAGTTTGTCAAAAATATCATCGAGCAATAGAATTGGCGGGTCTTTATGCGCTTCCCTCGAAACCTCAAACTGGGAAAGCTTCAGAGCAATCACAAATGACTTTTTTTGCCCCTGCGAGCCAAATTTTTTAAGAGAATACCCTTCGCCTATTTCAAATACGAAATCATCTTTGTGTATTCCTTTTGAGGTTCTTTGTAAAAAAACATCTCTGTCCAAAGCTTTCTTAAAGACCGCTTCAAAATCACCTTTTCCCCAGTCTGACTGATACACCAAACCTACTTCTTCATGGCTTTCGCTTATATCTTTATAAAACTCTTGGAAGCAACTAGTGAACTCTTCTAAAAATAATTTCCTACGCTCAAAAATAAGTTTCCCCATTTCTAGCAGCAACTGATCGTAAGGCTCAAGCAAGTCCAAATCAACCCGCTGAGTTTCAGAAAATTGTTTCAAAAGTGCATTTCGCTGCCTCAAAGTGTGATTATACCGCATCAGATTTTGCATATAAACCTGATCTAGTTGAGAAATCATACTATCGAAATACCTTCTCCTAAACTCACTCCCTTCTCGTACCAAATCGATATCATCTGGTGAAATCATCACACACGGATACCTGCCGATATGCTCACTTATTTTCTCATGCTCTTTCCGGTCAACCTTTACTACCTTCTTTTTCCCCTGCTGAAAACTACATTGAACCTCTGTCTTATTCTCCTGCTTGATAAAATTTCCTCTCACCACAAAAAGATACTCTTCATGCTTAATATTCAACTGCTCTACAGACTGGAAGGCACTTTTAGTCAGGCATAAATAGTGGATAGCATCAAGCAGGTTGGTTTTCCCCACTCCATTAGGACCCACCACACAGTTGATGTCTTTTGAAAAACTCAGTTTTAGTTCTTCGTAATTCTTAAAATTATATAGATAAATTTCTTCTAAAAACATGCTTAACCTCTTGCTCCTGCTCAAAATATAGAGCTTATCCGCAGTAAACAAAAAAAAGCAGGACTATGATTTCACAAGCCCTGCTTTTCTATTAAAAATGCCTATTCGGCGAAATTACATATTAAATCACCAACATCGCATCGCCATAGCTCAAGAAACGATATTTTTCTTTTATCGCTACCTGATAAGCCTCCATCATCAAATCATAACCACCAAATGCAGCGGCCATCATCAATAAGGTAGACATTGGCTTGTGGAAGTTAGTCACCAACGACTTACATATTTTGAATTCGTAAGGAGGGAAAATAAACTTGTCAGTCCATCCTCCATTTTCCTTCAACCTTTCAGAAGCCGAAACCGAGGTTTCAAGAGCTCTCATGGCTGTAGTACCAATCGCACATACATTCTTTTTGTTCTCCAAAGCTTTGTTCACCATGTCTACAGTTGCCTGTGGTACTTGGAAATTCTCTGAATCCATTTTGTGCTTGGTCAAATCTTCTACGTCTACTTCTCGGAACGTACCCAAACCTACGTGCAACGTGATAGGAACCATGTCAACACCCTTGATTTCCATCCTTTTGGTCACCTGCTGGGTAAAGTGCATTCCTGCAGTTGGTGCTGCAACCGCTCCTTTATTTTTAGCAAAAATTGTTTGGAAACGCTCTCTGTCCGAAGGCTCAGCAGCACGCTCTATATCTTTAGGAAGAGGCGTTTCTCCTAAAGAATCTACAGCTTTGTAAAACTCCTCATCTGTTCCGTCAAACAAGAAGCGGATAGTTCTTCCTCTTGAAGTAGTATTGTCAATTACCTCGGCAACTAACTCGCCTTCACCAAAGTATAACTTGTTTCCAACACGGATTTTACGAGCAGGATCAACCAATACATCCCACAAGTGGGACTCTTGGTTTAATTCTCTCAACAAGAAGACTTCAATCTTCGCTCCCGTTTTCTCTTTGTTTCCATAAAGACGTGCAGGGAATACCTTGGTATCGTTCATCACCATAGTATCACCTTCTCCAAAGTAATCTACAATGTCTTTAAATACTTTATGTTCTATCTTGCCAGTATCTTTATGGATAACCATCAAACGAGACTCATCTCGGTTATCTGTTGGATATTTAGCAACTAATTCTGGGGGTAAATCAAATTTAAACGCTGATAATTTCATCTTGGGTGGGTTGAACAGTAATGTTATTAACCTTTCATCTCTATTTATGGACAAACAAAACCGCTTATCCAAAATAGGCTGCAAAATTAATAATTTGTAGGTTATAATATTAATTTTACCAAGTGAATATTCCATACTAATCCATTATCAATGAAAAAGTTATGGATAAATCCTTCAAAAACCTCAAACAAATCCGTACAAATACCCTGTTTGAATGATGTTCTTACCTATTTTCAATAGCTGTGTAACTTAAAGAAAAATGTTCATATATATCCGATTATTTCTAGAAAGTATCCGCTTTGCATTCAATGCTTTGCGTGAAAACCTCTTGCGAACTACGCTATCGCTACTTGGCGTTACCGTGGGCATCTTTGCCATCATATCGGTACTTACCGTGGTGGATACCTTGGAAAACAGTATAAAAAAGAGCTTATCTTTTTTGGGAAGTGAAGTGATATATATCGAAAAATGGCCCTGGCTGTTTGGACCCAACTATCCTTGGTGGGAATATGTAAATCGCCCAAACCCCAATATGAAGGAGTTTGAGTTCCTCGATAAAAGAATGACCTGGGCAAAAGCAGCCGCCATTTTTGATAACAAAGGTGGCGTAAACCTCAAATACAAAAGCAACAGCATAGGCGATGTAACTGTAATGGGAGTTAGCCACAATTACAATAATGTTGGTGAAATTGAAATTTCTGAGGGGAGGTTTTTTTCCAACCAAGAATCTTCAAAAGGGAAAAATATCGCCGTAATTGGCTCTACCATAGCCCAAGAATTATTTCAGGGAGGTAATGCCATTGGAAAAACCATCAAGATAAAAGGGATCAAATTCCAGATAATTGGCTTGCTAAAAAAACAAGGAGACAATCTACTGAATGCTCCAAGTAACGATGATACCTGCATTATCCCTTTTAACAGTATGACCAAAATTTATGCGTCCAAAAGCAGAGGACTTCAGCCTACTATTGCCGTGAAAGGCTTTGAAGAAGATGAAGGACTTATTGAACTGGAAAATGAAATAAGAGGGTTGATGAGAAATGTAAGAGGAATTAGACCCAAAGAAAATGATTCTTTTGCCCTCAACCGCCCCGAAGTATTTGCCGATTTCTTGGGAAATATCATTGGCGT
It encodes:
- a CDS encoding heparinase II/III family protein — encoded protein: MKNITTPALQFTFSILLLFWTGNSLSAQDAPRNFLQTSCGAACLETQLIPKEKWTPFPKYGDRDSWESLPDSLKTFYIKKGEEALGYTWPVLSATLTLQFVRESNRSKYEAEHFERREKLRDLVIAEVIEGKGRFVDEVMNGVWAICEETYWGVPAHLFLQKDSFGLPNIEEPTVDLFAAQTASTLAWTDYLIGDKLDEVSKLIRQRIYVETNRRVFTPLLERDDFWWMGNGEKAVNNWNPWICSSWLSATLLLEKDEKMRIQSVAKATAVLDKFLNIYPEDGACDEGPSYWGRAAASVFDCLELLHSATDGKIDLYSNQLVKDMGAYIYKVHVSGNYFVNFADAPARFTPSHDLVHRYGERIGDAQMIAFGGYLASSNNSFVVDWSLDRVLAGIFNNADLQMAKENGWTPFLRDTWYPDTQVMAARSVPDSDKGLYLAAKGGHNAESHNHNDIGHFLVYVNGNPILVDAGKGTYTAKTFSDERYSIWNNQSAYHNVPVINGMMQKDGREFAAIDVKYKASNSYARFSLDMAKAYPKEAGVVSWKRTLQLNRQKRNITLVEKYKLTKSNGQTSQVFLTPCDVILSEPGEIRLRGRDKNDKPYNLFIIYDFSRFKVSVEEKKLGEDEQDGAIQKVWGDKLNRIVLVDKSTGMSGTWKFLISL
- the recF gene encoding DNA replication and repair protein RecF (All proteins in this family for which functions are known are DNA-binding proteins that assist the filamentation of RecA onto DNA for the initiation of recombination or recombinational repair.); protein product: MFLEEIYLYNFKNYEELKLSFSKDINCVVGPNGVGKTNLLDAIHYLCLTKSAFQSVEQLNIKHEEYLFVVRGNFIKQENKTEVQCSFQQGKKKVVKVDRKEHEKISEHIGRYPCVMISPDDIDLVREGSEFRRRYFDSMISQLDQVYMQNLMRYNHTLRQRNALLKQFSETQRVDLDLLEPYDQLLLEMGKLIFERRKLFLEEFTSCFQEFYKDISESHEEVGLVYQSDWGKGDFEAVFKKALDRDVFLQRTSKGIHKDDFVFEIGEGYSLKKFGSQGQKKSFVIALKLSQFEVSREAHKDPPILLLDDIFDKLDDLRISKILSMIEAHRFGQIFISDARPERSAQLLASLEKEVEFYRVEEFK
- the queA gene encoding tRNA preQ1(34) S-adenosylmethionine ribosyltransferase-isomerase QueA → MKLSAFKFDLPPELVAKYPTDNRDESRLMVIHKDTGKIEHKVFKDIVDYFGEGDTMVMNDTKVFPARLYGNKEKTGAKIEVFLLRELNQESHLWDVLVDPARKIRVGNKLYFGEGELVAEVIDNTTSRGRTIRFLFDGTDEEFYKAVDSLGETPLPKDIERAAEPSDRERFQTIFAKNKGAVAAPTAGMHFTQQVTKRMEIKGVDMVPITLHVGLGTFREVDVEDLTKHKMDSENFQVPQATVDMVNKALENKKNVCAIGTTAMRALETSVSASERLKENGGWTDKFIFPPYEFKICKSLVTNFHKPMSTLLMMAAAFGGYDLMMEAYQVAIKEKYRFLSYGDAMLVI
- a CDS encoding ABC transporter permease translates to MFIYIRLFLESIRFAFNALRENLLRTTLSLLGVTVGIFAIISVLTVVDTLENSIKKSLSFLGSEVIYIEKWPWLFGPNYPWWEYVNRPNPNMKEFEFLDKRMTWAKAAAIFDNKGGVNLKYKSNSIGDVTVMGVSHNYNNVGEIEISEGRFFSNQESSKGKNIAVIGSTIAQELFQGGNAIGKTIKIKGIKFQIIGLLKKQGDNLLNAPSNDDTCIIPFNSMTKIYASKSRGLQPTIAVKGFEEDEGLIELENEIRGLMRNVRGIRPKENDSFALNRPEVFADFLGNIIGVLTTAGWIIGSFSILVGGFGIANIMFVSVKERTNLIGIQKSLGAKNYFILLQFLFESLFLSFLGGVAGLLLVNAISVFSTETFVISLNFKNIVVGITISLIIGIISGIVPAISASRMDPVIAIRSK